GTAGCGCTTGCCCGGGATGAGCGGGCGGCCCTTGTGGGCGTCGGCGTAGTTGCCGAGGTCGGCCCAGCCGCGGCTGAAGACGGTGTAGCCGACCTGCTGGGTGTCGGCGGCGGTCTCCTTGAAGCAGCCGGTGTCGCCCGGGTTTCCGGCGCCCCAGCAGGTGCGCTTGTCGAGGGTGGTGATGCCCTCGCCGTCGGCCGCGTAGTTGCGGATGGTGTCCGGGCCGAGGTCCACCAGGACGGCGGAGAGATGGGCGGTGGAGGTGCTCGGGGTGGCGGTCACCGTCACCTTGCCGGAACCGGACAGCCGCAGCGGGGCGCGCAGCGGGGCGGTGCTGAACCCGGCCTTGGCGGGCGTGGCGGCGTCGATTTGGGACGCCCAGTCGGCCTCGCTCAGCTTCGGGTCGTCGGTGAAGGCCGCGGTAGCGCCGTGCGGTGCCCTGGTGGTGCCCAGAACGCCGACGCCGGGTGCGGTGCCGCCGCGCGGCCGCAGGGTGGTGGTCCGGGTGCCGGGAGCGGGCCACTGCGGATCGGTGGACCAGGTGCCGGGGGAACGCTCGATGTCGGCCATCGGGGCGCGGTCGATGCCGTTGTCGTAGCCCATCAGGTAGTGGTCGAACCAGTGGTGCAGGGTGGTGACCCAGTCCCCGCGGCGGTAGTCGAACGGGTCGACGTGGCCCGTCTGGGAGAGCCAGATCTTGCGCTCGACGCCGTGCCGGGCGAGCGCGTCCCACCACTGCCCGGCATGCCGGGTGCGGACGTTGAGGTCCTGCATGCCGTGCACCATGAAGACGCTGGCCCGGACCTTGTCCGCGCGCCGCACATAGTCCCGTTCGCTCCACAGACCGGTCCAGTCGCCGCTGCGCGGCGCACCGTCGGCGAGCTTCTTCTGCACCGCGGCGCAGCGCTTGTGGGCGTCGGGGCTGTCGACCGCGTCCGCGAGGGCATCGGGGCCCGAGTCGTAGAGCGGGGCGCCCTTGGCGAAGTAGTAGTCGTACCAGGAGGAGATGCCGGCGATCGGGACGATGGTCTTCAGCCCCTTGACGCCGGTGGCCGCGACGCCGTTGGCGATGGTGGCGTCCCAGCTCTTGCCGATCATGCCGGTGCTGCCGTTCGACCAGCCGGCGGTGACCCGTTTGCCTCCCGTGCGGGCGGTATAGGCGCGGCCTCTGCCGCCGAGCCAGTCGACGACGGCCTTGGCCGAGCCGATGTCGGAGCGGCCGCCGATGTCGATGCAGCCGTCCGAGCGGTTGGTGCCCGCGAGGTCGACGAGGACCGTCGCATAGCCGCGCGGCACGAAGTAGTTGTCGTAGTAGAGCGGGAACTGGACCGGCCGTCCGTGGTCGTCGTAGGTCTTCTTCTGGCTCTCGTTGCCGCGGCCGCAGCAGGAGTAGTACGGGCTGGCGTCCATGATCACGGGAATCCGGCGGCCCTGCCGCGCGGGTTCGGCGGGCCGCACGATGTCGACGGCGACGCGGTCGGTCCTCCCGTCCGCGTCGCCGTCGAGCCGTGTGTCCACCCAGACCGATTCGCGTATCGCGTGGTCGTAGGAGTAGACGGGTCTGCTCTCCCGGGGCGCCGCCTGCGCGGCGGCCGGCCCGATCAGGGCGGACAGCAGGACGGCGACGGCCGCCATCACGAGCACGGTGAAGGGGATGCGGAGGATCCGCGCAGGATTCGTCACGGGCGGACGGTAGCGCGGCTCAACTCCCCTGCGTAAGAGCCTGTCCGGGAACCCGGCGGCCGCGGTCGCCGGCGAGCGGGCGGTGCCGGAGGGCGGGACGGGGGACAGCCCGCTCGGGAGGCCGCGTCGGTCCGCCGCGGCCTGATGGTGGTTCATGTCGGTCATGTGTCAGATGAGGCCATGTACATGACGCCGCACCGTCGCAGTACATAGGGTCTGACTCGAGCCATCCCCCTACGAGTTGGAGGACTCGTGCGTCACAGACTCCTGGTCCCGGGTGCCGCCGCACTCAGCCTGCTGCTGGCGATCCCGGCCTCCGCGGCCGGCTTCACCCCGGGCGCTCCGGGTGTGGGCGACAGCTACTACCCCGAGAGCGGAAACGGCGGATACGACGTTTCCCACTACGACCTGCGCCTCAAGTACCAGCCGAAGACGGACCTGCTGGAGGGCACGGCGACGCTGCTCGCCCGGACCACCCAGGATCTCTCGCGCTTCAACCTGGACTTCGGCCTCAAGGTCAGCGAGATCCGGATCAACGGCAAGAAGGCCTCCTTCGCCACGTCCGGCAAGCACGAGCTGGAGGTCACCCCGGCCACGCCGCTGGAGAAGGGCAAGCAGATCAGCGTCGTGGTGCGCTATGCGGGCAAGCCCTCCGAGCTGAAGATCGACAACTTCAGCGCCTGGGCCCGTACGCCCGACGGCGCGGTGATCGCGCAGGAGCCGGACGCCGCGGTGTGGTGGTTCCCGAGCAATGACCACCCCACCGACAAGGCGACGTACGACATCTCGGTGGCGGTCCCGGACGGCACCCAGGCGCTGAGCAACGGCGTGCTGGCCTCGCAGTCCTCCAAGCTGGGCTGGACGCGCTACAACTGGCGCTCGGACAAGCCGCAGGCGACGTACCTCACGACGCTGGCCGTCGGGAAGTTCGACATCACCACCGACAAGACCGCGAACGGGCTGCCGGTCATCAACGCCGTCAGCAAGGACCTCGGCGCGAACGCGGGCTCGGCACGGGCCAGCATCGAGCGCACCGCCGAGGCCACCGAGTGGCTGGAGAGCGTCTTCGGGCCCTACCCGTTCAATGCGGTGGGCGGCTATGTGCCGAACGTGCCGGCCCACTACGCGCTGGAGACCCAGACCCGCCCGTTCTACGGCGAGAAGGCCTTCGACCGCGGGACGAACGTCTCCGTCGTGGTGCACGAGCTGGCCCACCAGTGGTACGGCGACAGCGTCTCGCTCAAGGACTGGAAGGACATCTGGATCAACGAGGGCTTCGCCGCCTACAGCCAGTGGCTGTGGTCGGAAAAGGAGGGCGAGGGCACCGCTCAGGAGCTGGCGGACTACGTCTACTCCCAGCACCCGGCCGACGACCCGTTCTGGAAGGTCAAGCCGGGCAACCCCGGCGCGGAGAACCAGTTCGACGACGCCGTCTACGACCGTGGCGCGCTGGCCCTCCAGGCGCTCCGCGACAAGGTCGGCGACAAGGTCTTCTTCGGGCTCCTCAAGTCCTGGCCGACGGAGCACAGGTACGGCAACGCCTCGGTGGCCGACTTCGTGAAGTTCGCCGAGAAGAAGTCCGGCAAGAAGCTGGCCGGGTTCTTCGACACCTGGCTGTTCCAGCCGTCCAAGCCGGCGGCCGGCGCGGGCACATCGGCGTTCGGCGCGGGCCGGGCGCCGGTCGCCGCGCCCAAGTCGTGGAAGCAGATCGCGGCCACGCACGACGTGCACCGGCACTGATCCGGTAGACGGGCACCGCTTCGGTGCCCGGGAACCGTCCGGCCGGAGCAGGGGTGATCGCCCCGGCTCCGGCCGGCTCCGTTCCGTTCATGCCCGCGCCGCACGGCGGGCCCGGCGCGCGATCGGCATGAAGCGCAGCCGCTCCGGGAGCACCGGGACCACGGCGCGGACGACCCGCCCGAAGCGGCGCAGCCGGCGCTCCTGCGCATCCGTCCATTCCAGGCCGATGGCCTGCCGGGCGTCCGGGGGCATCAGCCCGATCGTGAGGAAGCGCCGGATGCGGGCGAACCGCGGGCACAGCCACGGCCAGCTCAGCCGGAGCAGCAGCCGCAGCCACCGCGGGCCGCGGTCGGGGGCCGGCAGCGCCGGGTTCGTCGCCACCAACTCCCGTACCACGAGGGTCGCTTCGAGATCGTTGTCGAGAACCTTCTGGTAGTAGGGCCAGAACTCCTCGACGGTCTGCGGCATATCGCGGTCGTGGATGCCCAGGACCCGGCCGACCTGGAGCCACTCCGCGTACAACTGCCGCTCCTGCGCCTGGGTGAAGGGGCGGCCGAGATAGTGCTGGGCATACCGGAAGACGGGGTAGCCGGTCGCGTGCACCCAGGCGTAGTACTCGGGGGTGAGCGCGTGGTACCTGCGGCCGTGCGCGTCGGTCCCGCTGATGCTCTT
This portion of the Streptomyces caniferus genome encodes:
- a CDS encoding Xaa-Pro dipeptidyl-peptidase, yielding MAAVAVLLSALIGPAAAQAAPRESRPVYSYDHAIRESVWVDTRLDGDADGRTDRVAVDIVRPAEPARQGRRIPVIMDASPYYSCCGRGNESQKKTYDDHGRPVQFPLYYDNYFVPRGYATVLVDLAGTNRSDGCIDIGGRSDIGSAKAVVDWLGGRGRAYTARTGGKRVTAGWSNGSTGMIGKSWDATIANGVAATGVKGLKTIVPIAGISSWYDYYFAKGAPLYDSGPDALADAVDSPDAHKRCAAVQKKLADGAPRSGDWTGLWSERDYVRRADKVRASVFMVHGMQDLNVRTRHAGQWWDALARHGVERKIWLSQTGHVDPFDYRRGDWVTTLHHWFDHYLMGYDNGIDRAPMADIERSPGTWSTDPQWPAPGTRTTTLRPRGGTAPGVGVLGTTRAPHGATAAFTDDPKLSEADWASQIDAATPAKAGFSTAPLRAPLRLSGSGKVTVTATPSTSTAHLSAVLVDLGPDTIRNYAADGEGITTLDKRTCWGAGNPGDTGCFKETAADTQQVGYTVFSRGWADLGNYADAHKGRPLIPGKRYTLTLDLAASDHIVPAGHRLALIVAGTDAGLIDPPASTPEVTVDLSRTSARLPLTGGAPAFARATTGASRHPAAAPPLDGLAPPRSLSRMPAGG
- a CDS encoding M1 family metallopeptidase, with the protein product MRHRLLVPGAAALSLLLAIPASAAGFTPGAPGVGDSYYPESGNGGYDVSHYDLRLKYQPKTDLLEGTATLLARTTQDLSRFNLDFGLKVSEIRINGKKASFATSGKHELEVTPATPLEKGKQISVVVRYAGKPSELKIDNFSAWARTPDGAVIAQEPDAAVWWFPSNDHPTDKATYDISVAVPDGTQALSNGVLASQSSKLGWTRYNWRSDKPQATYLTTLAVGKFDITTDKTANGLPVINAVSKDLGANAGSARASIERTAEATEWLESVFGPYPFNAVGGYVPNVPAHYALETQTRPFYGEKAFDRGTNVSVVVHELAHQWYGDSVSLKDWKDIWINEGFAAYSQWLWSEKEGEGTAQELADYVYSQHPADDPFWKVKPGNPGAENQFDDAVYDRGALALQALRDKVGDKVFFGLLKSWPTEHRYGNASVADFVKFAEKKSGKKLAGFFDTWLFQPSKPAAGAGTSAFGAGRAPVAAPKSWKQIAATHDVHRH
- a CDS encoding oxygenase MpaB family protein, with product MNTVKNDPRPPPVRGVLWSMAGDIRMLLTLPAALTMQVAHPAVGAGVDDHSVFRTDPWGRGERSLTSLQLWVYGGKDAAEEGRRLRRLHKSISGTDAHGRRYHALTPEYYAWVHATGYPVFRYAQHYLGRPFTQAQERQLYAEWLQVGRVLGIHDRDMPQTVEEFWPYYQKVLDNDLEATLVVRELVATNPALPAPDRGPRWLRLLLRLSWPWLCPRFARIRRFLTIGLMPPDARQAIGLEWTDAQERRLRRFGRVVRAVVPVLPERLRFMPIARRARRAARA